The following are encoded together in the Desulfobacteraceae bacterium genome:
- a CDS encoding SurA N-terminal domain-containing protein, producing the protein MLRLMRDYATSWLIKVLLGAFVIVFIFWGVGSFRERRAGRVALVNGQPIDVAAYNRAYNNLIEQYRGRFGGNLTDEMLQMFGVRKQALEALVNQKLLLQEAQKLEFHVSEDELAAAIREIPAFQQAGSFDPRRYNALLTQLRFSPEEFEVQQKEAMLIDRLRAFVLGNVKVSEGEARAWYDWQNTEVNLDYVRFSPESYGEIELTAEALKAYYDQHQENYKTEPQVRASYLVFNFDAYNDRATVGDDELQEYYDLHRSEFEQAETAEARHILFKLEAGATAEEAARAEQKAREVLKLARSGQDFAELAKQYSQGPSKDRGGFLGAFTREEMAAPFAEKAFSMKAGEISEPVRTEFGWHIIKLEKITPASVQSLDQAKPGILEKLKAERAKSLAYDDAEAAYEASRDGEDLAELAKRLNLAVQTTGFFSRQGTEIDLKEPARFAAEAFELAPMAISDIQDFGDGYYLLQTTEKKPAQVQPLESVAAAVRADLLKERQAEQAAKDAEAFLAEVRQGKTLAQAAAPLNLTPMETGFFKRNAAIPEIGYEQDLSATAFELNAQNPLPENIIKGAEGVYVIHFKARRAPEADGFQAEKADIEAMLLQQKKSKVFSEWLGQIRSRSEISYEENYRE; encoded by the coding sequence ATGTTGAGACTCATGCGCGACTACGCGACCAGTTGGTTGATCAAGGTCTTGTTGGGTGCGTTTGTTATCGTCTTTATTTTCTGGGGGGTGGGCAGCTTTCGGGAGCGGCGCGCGGGGCGGGTGGCGCTGGTCAACGGCCAACCCATCGACGTTGCGGCCTACAACCGTGCTTACAACAACCTGATTGAACAATACCGCGGGCGATTTGGCGGCAACCTGACCGATGAGATGCTCCAGATGTTCGGGGTCAGAAAACAGGCCCTGGAAGCCCTCGTCAACCAGAAACTGCTGCTTCAGGAGGCGCAGAAACTGGAATTCCATGTTTCCGAAGACGAGCTGGCCGCGGCAATCCGTGAAATTCCGGCCTTCCAGCAGGCCGGCAGCTTCGACCCGCGCCGCTACAACGCGCTCCTGACGCAGTTGCGTTTTAGCCCCGAGGAGTTTGAAGTCCAGCAAAAGGAAGCCATGCTCATCGACCGGTTGCGGGCGTTTGTGCTGGGCAATGTCAAAGTATCAGAGGGCGAGGCCCGCGCCTGGTACGATTGGCAGAATACCGAGGTGAATCTCGACTATGTGCGCTTCAGCCCGGAGTCCTACGGGGAAATTGAATTAACGGCCGAGGCGCTCAAGGCCTACTACGATCAGCATCAGGAAAACTACAAGACCGAGCCCCAGGTCAGGGCCTCCTACCTGGTCTTTAATTTCGATGCCTACAACGACCGCGCTACGGTGGGCGATGACGAGCTCCAGGAGTACTATGACCTGCATCGCAGCGAGTTTGAGCAAGCTGAAACCGCTGAGGCGCGCCATATTCTGTTCAAACTGGAGGCCGGCGCCACCGCGGAAGAGGCTGCCAGGGCAGAGCAGAAGGCCCGCGAGGTCCTCAAGCTGGCGCGATCAGGCCAGGATTTTGCTGAACTGGCCAAGCAGTACTCCCAAGGCCCGTCCAAGGATCGGGGCGGGTTTTTGGGGGCCTTTACGCGCGAGGAGATGGCCGCCCCCTTCGCGGAAAAGGCCTTTTCCATGAAAGCCGGCGAAATCAGCGAGCCGGTGCGCACCGAATTCGGGTGGCACATCATCAAGCTGGAGAAGATCACCCCGGCTTCGGTCCAAAGCCTGGATCAGGCCAAGCCCGGCATCCTTGAGAAGCTAAAAGCCGAACGGGCCAAAAGCCTGGCCTATGATGATGCCGAGGCGGCCTACGAGGCGTCGCGGGACGGCGAAGATCTTGCCGAACTGGCCAAACGCCTGAATCTTGCGGTCCAAACCACCGGTTTTTTCTCCCGCCAGGGGACTGAAATCGATCTCAAGGAACCTGCCCGCTTTGCGGCCGAAGCCTTCGAACTGGCGCCGATGGCGATCAGCGATATCCAGGATTTCGGTGATGGTTATTACCTGTTGCAGACCACCGAAAAAAAACCGGCCCAGGTGCAACCGCTGGAGTCGGTGGCGGCGGCGGTGCGGGCCGATCTTCTCAAAGAAAGACAGGCTGAACAGGCCGCCAAGGACGCCGAAGCTTTCCTGGCGGAAGTCAGGCAGGGGAAAACGCTCGCCCAAGCGGCCGCGCCGCTTAACCTCACGCCGATGGAAACCGGCTTTTTCAAGCGCAATGCCGCTATTCCCGAAATCGGCTATGAGCAGGATCTCTCCGCGACGGCCTTTGAGTTGAACGCCCAAAACCCGCTGCCGGAAAATATCATTAAAGGCGCCGAAGGGGTTTATGTAATTCATTTCAAAGCCCGCAGGGCCCCGGAAGCCGATGGATTTCAGGCTGAAAAGGCGGATATCGAAGCGATGCTCCTGCAACAGAAAAAATCCAAGGTTTTCAGCGAGTGGCTGGGGCAGATCAGGAGCCGAAGTGAAATTAGCTACGAGGAGAACTACCGGGAGTAG
- a CDS encoding inorganic phosphate transporter, which yields MTPEYSILIIGFTFGFYMAWNIGANDVANSMASAVGAKAITIRQAIFIAGILNVVGAVFMGSHVTDTIRKGIVSTDILTDPHLALIGALSALLAAALWVSFATWKSLPVSTTHSIVGAMIGFGIMAGGTDCIRWGKLAAVVLSWVISPVFSLIIAIALFKIILKFILSREDAFQSAIRLSPGFIGATIFVIALSFLFKTPLGSKIAIGAPMAVLLAFLLAVFFGMAGKGLIRRYIRDHRSGVEEIFRRIQIGTSCYVALAQGANDVANAIGPVAVIYFLVKTGNVGTKVPVPIFLLFFGGVGIACGIAMAGHRVMHTIGNKITTLTNTRGFCVDFAAATTVLLASKLGLPVSTTHAAVGGVMGVGLARGMEAVNFGVVVQIMIYWVLTVPAAALTSMVIFKLLRFFI from the coding sequence ATGACGCCAGAATATTCTATTCTGATAATCGGCTTTACGTTTGGCTTCTACATGGCGTGGAACATCGGCGCCAACGACGTCGCCAATTCGATGGCCTCCGCGGTGGGCGCCAAGGCCATCACCATCCGCCAAGCGATCTTCATCGCCGGGATCCTCAACGTGGTGGGCGCGGTTTTCATGGGCTCCCACGTGACCGACACCATCCGCAAAGGCATCGTTTCCACCGACATCCTGACCGATCCCCACCTGGCGCTCATCGGCGCGCTGTCCGCACTGCTGGCGGCCGCCCTGTGGGTCAGTTTCGCCACCTGGAAATCCCTCCCGGTTTCCACCACCCACTCCATTGTCGGGGCGATGATCGGCTTCGGCATCATGGCCGGCGGGACGGACTGCATTCGATGGGGCAAACTCGCGGCGGTGGTCCTGAGCTGGGTCATTTCGCCGGTTTTCAGTCTGATTATCGCCATCGCCCTTTTCAAGATCATCCTGAAGTTCATCCTTTCCCGTGAGGATGCCTTCCAGTCGGCGATCAGGCTCTCACCCGGGTTTATCGGCGCAACCATTTTTGTGATCGCCCTCTCGTTTCTTTTCAAGACCCCGCTGGGCAGCAAGATCGCCATCGGCGCCCCAATGGCGGTGCTCCTGGCCTTCCTGCTGGCCGTTTTTTTCGGAATGGCCGGCAAAGGGCTGATCCGACGTTATATCCGGGACCACCGCAGCGGCGTGGAGGAGATCTTCCGCCGAATCCAGATCGGTACCTCCTGTTACGTGGCCCTGGCCCAGGGCGCCAATGACGTCGCCAACGCCATCGGGCCGGTGGCGGTCATCTATTTTTTGGTCAAAACCGGGAATGTCGGCACAAAGGTCCCGGTTCCGATTTTTCTGCTGTTTTTCGGCGGTGTGGGAATCGCCTGCGGGATCGCCATGGCCGGGCACCGGGTGATGCACACAATCGGCAACAAGATTACGACGCTGACCAACACGCGCGGGTTCTGCGTGGACTTCGCGGCCGCCACCACCGTCCTTTTGGCCTCCAAGCTGGGGCTGCCGGTGTCCACGACCCACGCGGCGGTGGGGGGTGTCATGGGCGTGGGTCTTGCGCGCGGCATGGAGGCGGTTAACTTCGGGGTGGTCGTTCAAATAATGATCTACTGGGTGTTAACGGTCCCGGCTGCAGCCCTCACCAGCATGGTGATTTTCAAACTGCTCCGGTTTTTCATCTGA
- a CDS encoding TIGR00153 family protein has translation MRIPFVSMFMTSPFSGLEEHAEKVKECAWIFQHAIECLLVQKCDSFEELRKEVARIESQADAIKRRIRGHIPKGAILQVDKFTLFRYLGEQDSVLDALEDALNWISFRIEPGVPGELEKDFLLLVDAVIDPVDELSRMVAEARKYFSSYSENQRMVVKRIVRTLREQERLADEAEDHLKLRIFQIETDPITVFHMVRLAEIVGSIADHAQNAGDMMRAMIAR, from the coding sequence ATGCGTATCCCCTTCGTTTCAATGTTCATGACCTCGCCCTTCAGCGGTTTGGAGGAGCACGCGGAAAAGGTCAAAGAATGCGCCTGGATATTCCAGCACGCAATCGAGTGCCTCCTGGTCCAGAAATGCGATTCCTTCGAGGAATTGCGCAAAGAGGTCGCCCGGATCGAAAGCCAGGCCGACGCCATCAAGCGCCGCATCCGGGGCCATATCCCCAAAGGGGCGATCCTGCAGGTGGACAAATTCACCCTCTTCCGCTACCTGGGCGAACAGGACAGCGTTTTGGATGCGCTGGAAGATGCCCTGAACTGGATTTCCTTCAGGATCGAGCCCGGCGTTCCCGGGGAACTCGAAAAAGATTTTCTTCTGCTGGTGGATGCGGTTATCGACCCGGTGGATGAGCTCAGCAGGATGGTGGCCGAAGCACGCAAGTACTTCAGCAGCTATTCTGAAAATCAGCGGATGGTCGTCAAAAGAATTGTCCGCACCTTAAGGGAGCAGGAGCGCCTGGCCGATGAGGCCGAAGACCATCTGAAGTTGAGAATCTTTCAGATCGAAACCGATCCCATCACCGTATTCCATATGGTCCGCCTGGCGGAGATTGTCGGCTCCATCGCAGATCATGCCCAGAACGCCGGGGATATGATGCGGGCCATGATCGCCCGCTGA